GTTTCACAATACGAGGAATGGAAAGCCGATTTTAATAAGTTGAAGGCAGAAACCAAAGGAGCTTATGCTGAAGGCCAGTTAGAAGGCAGTAAGGAAGCAAAAGAATTGGAATCTAATATGGATAAAATAGAAGCTTTTATTGATAAGCTGGAAAATGCCAATGAAGAAGACGTTCAAGAATTAAAATCTAAAGCAGATGGTCAATTAGACGGACTAAAAAGTGCCTGGCAGAACTTAAAGGATAAATTTAATACGACTAGATAAATTTTTAAATTTTAAAAAATATAAGCTATCGATCTATTTAGATAGCTTATATTTTGCATAATCCCTTACTATTTTACCTCAGTTACTTTCAACATATTAGTTCTATTCTTTTCTTTGATTGGCATACTCGCCATTAAAATGATGATATCACCGCTTTGAACATGATTATCTCTTTTCAAAGTTTTCTCAATGTCAGCAAAGGTCTTATCGGTACTTTCATAATTTTCATAAATGTAGCCCCTTACACCCCATACCAGATTAATGGTTTCTAGCAAATCATGATTTCCAGTGAAAATGAAGATTCCCGCTTTTGGACGGTGACTTGCTAATCTGTAAGCAGTATATCCAGATTTGGTCATTCCAACAATAGCTTTTGCATTGGTTTCCTCAGCTAGCTTACAAGCTGTTTGCACTAAATTATCGCTGTTAAAAGTCGCGGAATTTCGCGATACATGGCCGTATTTGTGGTAGATAGAATCATGTTTTTCAATGCTTGCAATAGTATTAGACATGCTCAAGACAGACTCAACAGGATATTGTCCCGCTGCTGATTCGGCAGATAGCATAACTGCATCCCCACCATCTAAAATTGCATTGGCCACATCATTTGTTTCTGCCCTAGTAGGCCTAGGGTTTTCGATCATACTTTCCATCATCTGTGTAGCTACAATCACAGGTTTACATGCATCATTACATTTTTTGATGATCATTTTTTGAGCTAAAGGAACATCTTCCATCGGGATTTCTACTCCTAAATCTCCACGAGCCACCATAACTGCATCTGTGGCTTCAATAATATTGTCAATATCTTTCAATGCCTCCGGTTTTTCTATTTTCGCTACTACTTTGCAATCTTTTCCGTTGTATTTAATTCTGTTTTTTAAATCAAGAACATCTGCAGCAGAACGTACGAATGATAAAGCAATCCAGTCTACTTCATTTTTAAGGCCAAATTTTAGATCTTCTAAATCTTTGTCTGTTAAACTAGGGGCTGAAACTTTTGTAAAAGGGAGATTGATACCTTTTTTTGATTTCAATTCATTTCCATAAATAATTTTAGTTTTTACTTCCGTTTTATCAGATGACAGAACTTCCAACTGAATGTTACCGTCATCAATTAGAATAAGATCGCCTTTTTTGACATCAGAGGGGAGGCCTTGATAAGTAGTAGATGCTTTCTTAGCATCTCCTTCCATTTCTTGAGTTGTTATGATAAATTCGTCTCCAGCCTTAATGTTGACACAGCCACCTTTAATCTCCCCAAGTCTAATTTTTGGGCCTTGTAAATCTTGAAGTATGCTGACGTTAGTGCCCCATTCTCTATTGATTTCTTCAATATATTGCAAAGTTTGCTGATGGACTTTATGGTCGCCATGTGAGAAGTTGAGTCTAAAAACATCCGCACCTGCTTTTACTAACTTTTGTAACATTTCTTTAGTGTTGGAAGCTGGGCCAACTGTTGCTACTATTTTTGATTTGTTAAATTTGATGCTTTCTTTTTTCATTGTAAATAGATTTATGTCATTAGGTTCACAACCGATTTCAGCCGGTTGGCATCCAATATTTGAATCAAAATTACATTTTTTATTTTACTTAGTGTACTTTTTACATTAAGTATTTCCAATTCTTCAGTATCATCTTGTATAATGAGGAAATAATCAATATTTTTCATTTCTGGAATTAGGAAAGCTTGCTGAGCCTCACTTTCATTTAATTTATTTTTCAGTAATTTTATGGAAATGTTCTCTGTTTGATGTCGAAAACAAGAAGTGTTGAGGTGAAGCCCTTTTTTAAGTTCAATAAAATGGTCCTTTGTTCTTTTTAGAGTAAAATGAGTATGTTGATTTATATGCCAGGCCATTTGAAAATCGGTCAATGCAGAGGAGATGGCCAGAAGTTGAAAATCAACCTTGAAGGTATCTTGTAACAATTTATTGTTCATGTGATCAAGTTATGAATATTTCAATTTAATCTAAAACTTGATTAATAAAGTTGCAACAAAAAGCAAAATACTTGGACGAAAGGAAAAAAATTGTTTGACATTAATGGGGGAAATACATTTCTTTGCGGAGTATTTAAAACTAAAATTCTAAAATAATGTCTGAAATAGCACAGAAAGTAAAGGCAATTATCATTGACAAACTAGGAGTAGAAGAGTCAGAAGTGACTGCAGAAGCAAGTTTCACCAATGATTTGGGAGCAGATTCACTGGATACAGTGGAGTTGATCATGGAGTTTGAAAAGGAATTTAATATTTCTATTCCTGATGATCAAGCCGAAAACATTGGTACTGTTGGACAGGCCATTTCTTACTTAGAAGAAAACGTAAAATAATTTAATAGCTCAAAATTCTTTTATGAATTTAAAAAGGGTAGTTGTAACGGGACTGGGTGCATTAACACCTATTGGTAATTCTGTCGAAGAATACTGGGAGAATCTTGCTTTGGGAAAAAGTGGTAGCTGGTCCCATTACTAAATTTGATGCGTCCAAATTTAAAACGCAATTTGCCTGCGAGGTAAAAAATTTCCAAGCTGAGGATTATCTAGACCGAAAAGAGGCTAGAAAGATGGATCCATTCACTCAGTACGGAATGATTACGGCAGAGCAAGCAATTCAAGATTCTAAACTCGACTTATCAAAAATAGATTTAGACAGGGCAGGAGTGATTTGGGGCTCAGGAATCGGGGGGTTAAAAACGTTTCAAGATGAAGTAGATAACTTTGTATCAAACGATAGAAATCCGCGCTTCAATCCATTTTTTATTCCCAAAATGATTTCTGATATCTGTGCAGGACTTATCTCCATAAAATATGGATTTAGAGGTCCAAATTTTGTGACAGTATCTGCATGTGCATCGGCAACGAATGCCTTAATTGATGCCTACAATTATATCCGTCTTGGAAAAGCTGATATATTCATATCTGGTGGCTCTGAGGCTTCTGTAACCGAAGCAGGGATCGGTGGCTTTAATGCCATGAAAGCATTGTCAGAAAGAAATGATGATCCGAGTACGGCATCTCGTCCATTTGACAAAGACAGAGACGGATTTGTTTTAGGCGAAGGTAGTGCGGCTTTGATTCTTGAAGAATATGAGCATGCTGTGGCCAGAGGAGCTAAAATTTATGCAGAAGTTATTGGAGGTGGAATGTCTGCTGATGCCCACCATATGACTGCACCACACCCAGAAGGATTAGGAGCTACAAACGTAATGAAATATGCCTTGGATGATGCTCAAATTGATGCTTCTGAGGTGGACTATATAAATGTGCATGGAACCTCTACTCCATTAGGAGATTTAAGTGAGTCCAGTGCTATAAAAAATGTGTTTGGGGATCATGCTTATAATTTAAATATTAGCTCGACCAAGTCCATGACTGGGCATTTATTAGGTGCTGCTGGGGCAGTTGAAGCATTAGCTTGTATCTTTGCTTTAGAGAAGCAAATGGTTCCACCTACTATAAACCATTTTACAGATGATGAGGAATTCGATCCAAAATTGAATTTCACATTTAATAAAGCGCAAGAACGAAAAGTAAAAACAGTATTAAGCAATACCTTTGGTTTTGGTGGGCATAATACTTCTATCTTACTTAAGAAGTTAGATTAATTTCCGACCTTGATTAGGCGATTTTTAACTTCATTCAAAAAATTATCAAAAAAAGACAAAAGGCTTGTCGCTACAGTTAAATCAATTGTTGGCTACAAGCCTTTTCGTTTAGAGTTATTTCAGTTGGTGACACAGCATTCCAGTGTAGCTAAAACTCTTCCCAATGGCTTTAGGGCTTCAAACGAAAGACTTGAATATCTAGGGGATGCAATATTAGGAGCTGTAGTGGCGGACTATCTTTTCAAAAAATATCCCTTTAAGGATGAAGGCTTTCTTACCGAGATACGTTCTAGATTAGTAAACCGAGAATCATTGAGCTTATTGGCTAAAAAAATTGGTATCAGCCAAATGTTGGAATCTGATTTTTCCAAAAACCGATACCATTTTAAGTCAATCTATGGCGATATGATGGAGGCCTTTATTGGTGCAGTATATATCGATAGAGGATACCAGTTCTGCAAGACGTTTATAATCAATAAATTACTGATCCCGCATTTTGATTTAGATGAAATAATTGAAAATAATACCAATTATAAAAGTATTCTAATTGAATGGTCACAAAAGGAAAATAAATCTATAAGATTCGATATTGAAGATTATAAACAAGAAGGGATGAAAAAGGAATTTAGAGCTGTTATTATAATCAATGGTGATAAGTTTGCTAAAGGGGCTGGACTCAATAAGAAGAAAGCGGAGCAGAATGCTGCTTTTAAAGCTTGTCAGAAATTAAAACTGTCTTAGGAACAGATAGTTTAATTTGTTGTTATAAAACCATAATTATGAAAATTGCAGGCGCAACTCTTAATCAAATCCCATTAGATTGGAAAGGTAATACTCAAAACATCTTAGAGGCATTGATGGATGCTGAAAAACAGGGGGTAAAGTTATTGTGCTTTCCTGAATTAAGTATTTGTGGCTATGGTTGCGAGGATGTTTTTCTGAGTGATTGGATGTGGGAGAAAGCTTTAAGAACCTTAACTGAAAAAATCCTGCCACTTGCTCCGGCTTTGGCTTTTACTGCGGGATTACCAATAAAACATGAGGGTAAATTATATAATTGCATTGCTTTTTGCAAAGATGGAACTATACAATCCATCATTCCAAAACAAAATTTAGCGAAGGATGGTGTTCATTATGAACCCAGGTGGTTTACCGAATGGGAGGTCAACAGGAAGGATACTTTAAACTTAAATGGAGAAGAAATCCCAATCGGTGATTATACGATTGATTTTGAACATTATACTATTGGATTTGAGATTTGTGAAGATGCTTGGAGAGTTGATAGACCTGCCAATAGGCTAAGAAAAAGAGGAGTTAATTTAATTTTAAATCCCTCTGCAAGTCATTTTGCTATTGATAAATCTTTAAGTAGACAGGAATTGGTTGTGAGCAGTTCTAAAGATTATAGTTGTACTTATATCTATGCAAACTTATTAGGAAATGAAGCCGGCAGGATGATCTATGATGGTGAACTAATGATTGCTAAGGATGGAGAGCTAAAGTTCAGAAATGAATTACTGTCTTTTAAAAATTATCAGCTAGGAATTTGGGATACAGAAAAAGAGCACTCAAAGATTGCTGCAAACTTTGAATCAAATCCAAATCAAGAATTCACAAAGGCGGTGAGTTTGGCATTATTCGATTATTTAAGAAAAAGTCATAGTAATGGTTTTGTCTTATCTTTGAGTGGGGGAGCTGACTCATCCACTTCAGCAGTTTTGGTTGCAGAAATGATCCGTTCAGGGATAGAGGAATTGGGATTAGAACTATTTCTACAGAAGATTCATAAGGCAGTGTGGTTTTCGGAATTGGAAAACAAACAGAATGCTAGAAAGGAAATCGCTAATCGGATATTCGCCACTGCCTATCAAAGCACAGAAAATTCAGGTAGCGCTACATTGGAGTCTGCTCAAAAACTTGCAGAAGAAATTGGTGCAGTTTTCTATCATTGGGGAATCGATGAAGAAGTAAAAAGTTATACCGAGAAAATATCCGAGAAAATTGGAAGAAAATTGAACTGGAGCGAAGATGATATTGCACTTCAAAATATTCAAGCCAGAGCTAGATCACCCATTATATGGATTTTAGCAAATATTAACAATGCGCTTTTACTAACTACTTCAAACAGGAGTGAAGGAAGTGTTGGTTATACCACGATGGATGGAGATACTAGTGGAAGTATAGCGCCTATCGCGGCTATTGATAAGCCTTTTATTATTCAATGGCTAAAGTGGGCTGAGAAGACTTTATCTTATAAAAGTTTAAGCTATGTTAACAGCTTACAGCCTACTGCTGAACTAAGACCTGAGGATCAATCTCAATCCGATGAAACAGATTTAATGCCATATCCATTATTGCAAAGGATAGAAGAATTGGCGATACGGGAGAGGTTGTCACCATTAGGTGTCTATAAAGAAATCAAATCGTCTTGGAGCGGAGACCTGAGTAGTCTAAAATCTTCCGTTCAAAAGTTTTTTAAGTTATGGACAAAAAATCAATGGAAGAGAGAAAGAATTGCTGTTTCCTTTCATTTGGACGACTATAATGTAGATCCTAAAACTTGGTGTAGATTTCCTATTTTGTCATCTTCATTCAAAGAGGAACTTGAAGATCTGGAAAAAGCAGAATAAATCATTGAGATTTCTCATTTTACCCTAATTTTGTGTTAAACGAAAATAGAATATGCTTAGCTACATAGTATGGTCACCGAAGCCTTACATTCTTGATTTGGGATTTACTGAATTAAGATGGTATGGTTTACTTTTTGCCCTGGGATTCATTATATCTCAACAAATAATGTTTTACATCTTTAAAAAAGAAGGGAAAAAAGAGAGGCAAGTTGAAGTTTTAACCCTTTATATGGTTGTGGCTACTATAATTGGAGCTAGATTAGGACATGTCCTTTTCTATGAACCAGTGAGATATTTAAGTAATCCCCTAGACATTTTGAAGATATGGGAAGGTGGTTTAGCAAGTCATGGTGGTGCCGCAGGCATTTTAATAGCACTCTATTTATTCTCAAGAAAATATCAAGACATAAGCTATTTATGGATTCTGGATAGAATCGTGATAGTAGTAGCAATTACGGGTGCCTTAATTAGAACAGGCAACTTCATGAATTCTGAAATCATAGGTAGTCCTACTGACAAATCGTTTGGAGTTGTTTTTGGGCGAGAAGTTGAATTAAGATTAAGTTATCTTGCTTCTGCCATAGAGGATGTTGAAATTGAAAGTGTTAGTAAATCGAAATTGATTGAAGGTTCTCTTGAAAGCGAGTTTGAACATCCTGTGAAGTTGATTGTGGCCTATAATGATAAAAATAAATTGGAGGATGTGAAAAGATTTTCTGAGACCCAATTGTTAAATAAACTTCAAGAAGATAATATTCGGCAGCATGTAAAATTTTCAAAAAATACTGAATTTGACTATAATCAAAAAGGTGGTTTTATTTACGTGACAACCTACGGAGATGGAGTCCCTAGACATGCATCCCAATTGTATGAAGCCATTTCATGTTTACTGATTTTCTTGTTATTGTTTTATTTATGGAATAAAAACAGAAGTGGATTGGCAGACGGCCGACTTTTTGGTATCTTCCTGATTGCTTGTTTTGGTTTGAGATTTCTTTATGAATTTATTAAGGAAAACCAGGTAGCTTTTGAGGATGGACTAGTCCTTAACATGGGGCAGTGGTTAAGTATTCCATTGGTATTGGCTGGATTTTATTTTATTTTTCAATCTTTTAAAGCTGAGAAAGGAATTTAGGGAACAGGGTCAAAACCAGATCCACCCCATGGATGGCACTTCGAAATCCGTTTTGCTGATAATTTCGAACCTTTAAATAAACCATGTTTTAATATAGCCTGTTTAGTATATTCTGAACAGGTGGGTGTAAAACGACAGGAAGAAGGAAATAAAGGTGATATACCATACTGATAAAACAATACTGGCCACACAGCAATTTTTCGTACGATTTTTGTTAATTGATACTTTTTGTTTTGTCCCAAGTTCAAATTTTATGAATTAAAATTAGTAAGAAATTAAAATAATATCTTTAAATATCGAGTCAAATCTTAAGCTTTCCTTGAAATTTATATTCAAGCTTAGTCTGCTATGTGTCATTTTCCCAGTACTAAGTTCTCATAACGCAAAAAGTCAAGTGACGGTTGAAACTGATTTAGGAAGACTTGAAGTAGTTAACAGAACCAAAGATAGCCTCCAAAATCAAATTCTTTTTTTAGAAAAAATCGAAATTAGGGGGAATAAGAAAACAAAACGAAGGATTATTACCCGAGAAATAGATATCCAAGCTAACGTCAGCTATCCTTTTAGGGAGTTGAAAGACTTGATTAAGCTTGATGAAAATAAGATTTTCAATACTGGTTTGTTCAATAGTGTCAGAGCTGAGCTGGAATTTGTAGAAGGAAGCGAAAATAATATTAAAGTTGTATTCTTCGTAGAGGAGAGGTGGTATATATGGCCGAGCGTCATCTTTAAACTAGCGGATAGGAACTTTAGTGACTGGCTATTCAATCAGAATGCAGCCACTGATCGATTTGAATATGGTTTTAAGTTTGATCAGTTCAATGTTCGGGGGTTAAATGAGCGTTTGTCAGCAATGGCACAGTTCGGTTTTAAAAGGCGTTTTTATTTTGGTTATAACATTCCGTACTTAAATAAAGATCAAACTTTTGGTATGGGTTTAAGCTTTTCATTCAGTGAATTAGATCAAATTGATTATACAAATATTGCTAATAAACGCCTGTTTATTGATGCGGACAGTATATTCGGAGACGATGGTGAAAGGCAAATCATCTCAAATACACTTACTAGCAATTTGGTTTTCAACTACAGAGAATCGTACTACAATACGCACACCATGCGGTTAACCTACTCGCGAACTACGATCCTCGAGGAAGTTCTTCAATTCAATGAGGACTATTTGGGGAGAAATGGTGAGGTAGAGCAAAACTATATTGGTTTATCCTATATTTTTAGGAGAGATTTTAGGGATCGTAATAATTACCCCCTTAAAGGCTTTTTGATTGACGGGAGATTTACCAAAATGGGCTTAGGAATTTTTAATGATATCAACCAAGGCAATATACAAGCACACTTGGCTTATTTTAAGCCCCTAAAATATAACTTTAATATAGCTTCTTCATTCACTGGCTATACTAGTTTCCCGCGCTTTCAACCTTATAATTCTATGCAGGGATTGGGTTTTGCTAATAATCTCTTGAAAGGCTATGAGCTATATGTTATTCAAGGTCAGCATTACGCAATGAATAAAACTGAGTTTAAGAAAAGGCTATTTTCAATTGAAGCTAATTTAGGAAGATTGATGCCATTAAAACAATTTAGAAAAGTTCCGATTGCAGCTTATTTTAAAGTATTTTATGATCATGCTTACGTTCAAAATAATTTGCCCCAAAGCAGCAAAACTACTGTGAGCCCACTCTTATCCAATAGGTATATATATAGTTATGGTGCCGGATTAGATATTGTAACTTATTATGATGCAGTTGTGAGGTTTGAATATTCTATCAATGCTTTAAATGAAGGAGGATTTTTCATTAATGTGAAATCTGGTATTTAAGTTTAAGAAAATTTTATTTACTCAAAAGCACTGGTTACTAAAAAAAGTAAAACGAAGAAATACAAATCAGAATCCTATTTAAAGCGTAGACTCTATTTAATATCTGATTTATCAACCTTTTTCTTTTTCCCAAACCTGTTGAAATAATACCAATTCCCTATTTTTTCACCTTTACTATAATATCCTTCGTAGGTTTTTCTTCCCTTATCATCAAAGTATTGCCATAGCCCATCTTCTTTCCCATTTTGATAGTCGCCTGTTTGAATAATTTGACCTGATTTATTGAAGAATTGCCACGGACCATCTGGTAGTCCTTTCTGATAATTTCCAATTTGTCGTAATCTGCCGTTTTCATAGAAAAAATCCCACTGTCCGTGATAGTTACTATCTAAATATTCCCCCTGTTTTTCAACCTGACCATTTTCAAAAAAATAAACTGATCTACCTTCCAATTCTCCATGCAGCCAATTTTCTTCGGAGGAAATCTGTCCGTTCGGATAGTAATTGATAATCTCGCCATTTAGTTTGCCATCTTGATATTTTTCTATTGCATTTATTTCGCCATTGGGATAGAAGTACTTCCAATGTCCATGTTTTGCGTTATTTTGAAGTTCACCAAAGGCTTTCAGCTCTCCAGAATCGTAATATATTGAATCAAGCTGAGCGAAGATTTCAGTCGGAAAGCTTAGAACAAAAATTGCGTATGCACAATATTTTTTATAATTTTTCAACTTATTTTTCATTTAGGCTCCTAGCTAATTTAATCACTTTGAGCTTATAATTTGTATTAAGTGCATGAAAATTTTCAACCTCATACCCATTTTATTGATTATATCTCTTAAAACTCATGCGCAATCTATATACGCCCCAGTATCAAGTCGAGGGATTGGCATGGGGGATGCCTCTGTCACTGTAGACGGTTACTGGGCCTCTTTTCAAAATACTGCAGGAATTACTTCTACTAATAGTTTTGAAGTTGGAGCCACTTATGCAAACAGATTTAGCATGCCGGGCATGGATTTTATGGCAGTCGGTATCACCAGCAAACTGCCTTTCGGTCATGCATCTCTCAATGTTTTCCGCTTTGGGGATGATATTTATAATGAGCATAAAGTCTCGCTAGGATATGCTACTGAAATTGGAATAATTAGAATTGGAGGAAGGACCAATTATCTTCAGTATGTGGTACAGGATTTAGGTACTAGAAGCAGCTATTCTGTTGATTTTGGTGGAATCGCTATGTTAACTCCACAGTTGGCAATTGGTGCTCAAGCCTTGAATATTACTCAGTCTAGCTTAAATGCCAAAACTGAAGAACGAGTTCCCACTTTATTGAAATTGGGAATATCCTACAGACCAAGAGATTATTTCATGATAAATGCGGAAGCTGAAAAGGATATTTTAAAAACAACTTTACTAAAGCTTGGTGCAGAATATAATTTCTTAGACAAATTCTATTTACGGACAGGACTAAATAGTAATTCATTTCAGTCCTTCTATGGGCTAGGCTTTCAGTATCTGAGTTTTCAGTGGGATTATGCCCTTAGTAATCATGCGGAAATGGGATTTTCACATAGTGTTTCTATGCACTATAAATTGAATGCGAAATGAAGATTTCATTTTTTACTATAATACTTTTCATTTCAGCACTAGCCAATCCTTTTAATTCCCAAGCCCAAGAGTTTGACTTAGAAGATTTTATTGAGCGTAATTTTTCAGTGCAAGACGAGAATACCAATTATGAAGATATTTATGAAGCTTTGTTTCAACTTTACCAATCGCCAATCAACCTAAATATTGCCTCGCGTCAAGATTTACAATCAATATTATTGCTTTCCAATATTCAAATAAATGAGTTTTTGACGCACAGAGCAAAAAACGGAAAATTGCTAAGTATTTATGAACTTCAGTCCATTCCTGAATTTGATCTGGAAACTATAGACGAAATTCTTCCTTTTGTAAGCGTACGAGAAACTGGCTTGCAAGCTGATAATAGACCATTATTACAAAGAATATTAAATGAAGAGAATAATTATTTAATTATTAGATCTGACAGAACGCTAGAAAAGAGGCGAGGATATATTTCTACAAAAGAACGGGAAAGAGAATATTTAGGTGATCCATATAGAGTTTACACCCGCTTCAGAGTAAAGCACACAGATGATTTTAGTCTAGGGTTTACAACTGAAAAAGATGCAGGAGAACAATTTAAATGGGATCCCAGTCATAGTCAATACGGGATGGATTATTGGTCTTTTCATGTACAGTTGGAAAATCAGGGAAGGTTAAAGAATATTGTTGTTGGTGACTATCAGTTGCAATTTGGGCAGTCTTTATTGTTTGGTGCTGGCTTCGCAATAGGCAAGGGGAGTCAAACGGTAGCAACAGCACGTAGAAGTAATCTTGGTGTTTTACCTTACACCTCCGTGCTGGAGACTAATTTCTTTAGAGGGATTGCCACCACAATTGAGTTGAATGATTTCTTGGATTTGACCACCTTCTATAGCTATAGTCCGATCAATGGAAATTTAGATTCAGATTCAGCAAGAAGTGCTGAAGAGTTTTTCACCTCCATCAGATTGACTGGTTTTCATCGGACTGAAGATGAGTTAGCCGGAAAAAATGCTATCAACACGCAGAATTTTGGAGGTAATCTACTATTTAATACCGAAAGGGAAAACTTGAATATTGGTTTAAATTATATACATACTATTTATGATCGACCATTTTTTCGCCAGCCTAATAAATATAATCAATTTGAATTTGGTGGAACTGAAAATCAGAATTATGGCCTTTTTGCTAATTATTATTGGCGTAATTTTCATTTATTTGGGGAAAGCGCCATCAGTAGTTCTGGAGGAATTGGGCCATAGGTGGTTTTATCGCTTCGATCACTCCAAGTCTGCAGACCAGCTTTATCGTAAGGAATTATGATAGAGATTTTCATACATTTTATGGGACCGCTTTTGGCGAAAGTACTAGGAATATAAATGAGCAAGGCGTTTACTGGGGAATAAAATTTCAACCCTTCAAACGACTGACTTTTTCCGGATATTATGATCGTTTTAATTTCCCATGGCTTAGATTTCGTGCTGATGGACCATCCATAGGAAATGAGTTCTTAGGTCGAGTTACTTATCGGTTTAGTAGAGAAATAAAATTATATGCTCAAGCGAGAGTTGAAAGTAAAGAGCGGAATGTAGATCTAGAGGATAATCCCAACCTATATGGATTGTCTACAGCTGAGAAAAGAAATTACATCTTAAATTTAGATGTCAGACCAAAAGGTATTATTTCACTAAAAACCAGAGCACAGTTTAGTGAATTTTTGCTTCAAGGGGAATATTCAACTGGGATGGCCTTAATTCAGGATGTTAATTTTGACTTCGGAAGGTTTCGGTTAAGTACACGATATTCTATTTTTGACACTGACGATTTCGAAAATAGGCAATATGTTTATGAGAAGGATGTTTTATATGCGTTCTCAATCCCGGCCTATCAAAATGTGGGAAGTCGATCTTATGCTCTTTTGCAGTATAAATTTTCAAAGAAACTGCAAATGTGGGCTCGATATGCCCAGTTTCGATTTGTGGATCAGTTTACTGTAGGAACTGGTAATGAAGAAATAGAGGGGGATACCAGGTCGGAGGTAAAAGTGCAGATGATGATGAGGTTTTAGAGGTTAGTTAAAATCAGTTAAAAATGGATTTCTAAACCTAAATATAATCCGCATTCCTTTGGAATTTTTGTGTTGTATTTCTGTAGCTGTTACCAAAAGTTCATTCTTTTGGAACTTAGATGCTATGAAATTTATTGATAAAAATGTCATTTACTTCTTAAGCATCTGATTAGCGATTGGTCAAATAAAATCCCATTTAATTTCCGCAAAACTTTTTTCTTGAATAAATTGTACTCTATTATATGTTTTTGAACTCTTATGTGAATGAAAAAATCCTTATTAATTGTAGTCTTTATAATTTTCATGCTTTCAGCCTGCAAATACAGCACGCCTCCGGAAATGCTGATGGGTAATTGGTACGTGGCTTCGGTAAAAGCAAATGGGCACGAAATGATCAATGATTACTTGGATGCCAATACGCGCTATCTGATTTTTAAAGAAGAAGGCTCTTATCAAGTAGGGCTATTAGATACCACAAGGGAAAAAAGCTGGATGATAAAGCCAGATAAAAATGAACTAGTAATGATGAATGGAAGCCCTTTTGATGATATAAAGACCTGGAGTGTTAAG
This is a stretch of genomic DNA from Marivirga harenae. It encodes these proteins:
- a CDS encoding BamA/TamA family outer membrane protein, giving the protein MKFIFKLSLLCVIFPVLSSHNAKSQVTVETDLGRLEVVNRTKDSLQNQILFLEKIEIRGNKKTKRRIITREIDIQANVSYPFRELKDLIKLDENKIFNTGLFNSVRAELEFVEGSENNIKVVFFVEERWYIWPSVIFKLADRNFSDWLFNQNAATDRFEYGFKFDQFNVRGLNERLSAMAQFGFKRRFYFGYNIPYLNKDQTFGMGLSFSFSELDQIDYTNIANKRLFIDADSIFGDDGERQIISNTLTSNLVFNYRESYYNTHTMRLTYSRTTILEEVLQFNEDYLGRNGEVEQNYIGLSYIFRRDFRDRNNYPLKGFLIDGRFTKMGLGIFNDINQGNIQAHLAYFKPLKYNFNIASSFTGYTSFPRFQPYNSMQGLGFANNLLKGYELYVIQGQHYAMNKTEFKKRLFSIEANLGRLMPLKQFRKVPIAAYFKVFYDHAYVQNNLPQSSKTTVSPLLSNRYIYSYGAGLDIVTYYDAVVRFEYSINALNEGGFFINVKSGI
- a CDS encoding ComEA family DNA-binding protein — encoded protein: MKISFFTIILFISALANPFNSQAQEFDLEDFIERNFSVQDENTNYEDIYEALFQLYQSPINLNIASRQDLQSILLLSNIQINEFLTHRAKNGKLLSIYELQSIPEFDLETIDEILPFVSVRETGLQADNRPLLQRILNEENNYLIIRSDRTLEKRRGYISTKEREREYLGDPYRVYTRFRVKHTDDFSLGFTTEKDAGEQFKWDPSHSQYGMDYWSFHVQLENQGRLKNIVVGDYQLQFGQSLLFGAGFAIGKGSQTVATARRSNLGVLPYTSVLETNFFRGIATTIELNDFLDLTTFYSYSPINGNLDSDSARSAEEFFTSIRLTGFHRTEDELAGKNAINTQNFGGNLLFNTERENLNIGLNYIHTIYDRPFFRQPNKYNQFEFGGTENQNYGLFANYYWRNFHLFGESAISSSGGIGP
- a CDS encoding toxin-antitoxin system YwqK family antitoxin: MKNYKKYCAYAIFVLSFPTEIFAQLDSIYYDSGELKAFGELQNNAKHGHWKYFYPNGEINAIEKYQDGKLNGEIINYYPNGQISSEENWLHGELEGRSVYFFENGQVEKQGEYLDSNYHGQWDFFYENGRLRQIGNYQKGLPDGPWQFFNKSGQIIQTGDYQNGKEDGLWQYFDDKGRKTYEGYYSKGEKIGNWYYFNRFGKKKKVDKSDIK